ATGGAGGGGGTCCACGAAGAAGAAGGTCCCGCCGAAGCCCGCCCAGGTCCACTCCCCCAGAGAGCCCGGAGAGTAGCCCATGGGCTCCACCCGCACCGCCACCCCGAGGCCGAAGCTGTACCCTGGCCCGGGGAGGTACTCGGGCCCCCGCTTGAGGCCTTCTTGGTAGAGGCCTCCCAAGTGGTCCTGGACCATGAAGCCCGCCAGGGTGGAGGAAAGCAGGCCCCGGCCCAGGCGAAGGGCCTCGAGGAAGGCGAGGTAGTCCGCCGCGGTGCCCACGCCCCCCATCCCCCCGGCGTACCGGGGCGGGGGAGCCTCCACGGGAAGGAGGACGATCCTCCGGCCCGTCTCGGGGTCCTTGGGAAAGGGCTGGGCCAGCCGGGCGGGGTCCTTGGCCTGGAAGCCCGAGTCCTTCATGCCCAGGGGGCGGAAAAGCCTTTCCTCCAAAAGCTCCGCCAGGCTCCGCCCCGCCAAAGCCTCCAGGAGGTGGCCGAGGAGGTCGGTGGAAAGCCCGTACTCAAAGGCCTCCCCGGGCTGGAAGCGCAAAGGCAGGGCGGCGAGGCGCTGCAAAAAGGCCTCCCGGTCCAGGTCAAACCGGTCCACCCCGGCCTCGAGGTAAAGGCGCTTCACCGGGGAGCGGAAGAAGACCCCGTAGGTGAACCCCGCGGTGTGGCGGAGGAGGTCGTAGACCGTGAGGGGGCGCTTCAGGGGCTCCAAAACCACCTCCTCCCCCACCTCCCGCCCCACCCGGAGCCCGGAAAACCCCGGGAGGTACTTCTCCACGGGGTCCAAGAGGGAAAGGACCCCCTCCTCCACGAAGCCCAGGGCCAGGGCGGAGACCCAAGGCTTGGTCATGGAGTAGAGGCGGAAAAGCGCGTCCTCCCGCATGGGGAGGCCCTTTTCCGGGTCCAAAAAGCCGTAGACCCCCTGGAAGACCACCTCCCCTCCCCGGGCC
This region of Thermus thermophilus genomic DNA includes:
- a CDS encoding serine hydrolase domain-containing protein, translating into MDFRRLDAYFRRLVEEGLLPGAVVLVARGGEVVFQGVYGFLDPEKGLPMREDALFRLYSMTKPWVSALALGFVEEGVLSLLDPVEKYLPGFSGLRVGREVGEEVVLEPLKRPLTVYDLLRHTAGFTYGVFFRSPVKRLYLEAGVDRFDLDREAFLQRLAALPLRFQPGEAFEYGLSTDLLGHLLEALAGRSLAELLEERLFRPLGMKDSGFQAKDPARLAQPFPKDPETGRRIVLLPVEAPPPRYAGGMGGVGTAADYLAFLEALRLGRGLLSSTLAGFMVQDHLGGLYQEGLKRGPEYLPGPGYSFGLGVAVRVEPMGYSPGSLGEWTWAGFGGTFFFVDPLHEVTALYLAQAPNLLSVLEPERALHSRLGARLQHAFRTLVYLGLE